One Marasmius oreades isolate 03SP1 chromosome 2, whole genome shotgun sequence DNA segment encodes these proteins:
- a CDS encoding uncharacterized protein (BUSCO:EOG09261UOJ) gives MKLGIIGGGPSGFYVASRILSRTSRPLRIDIYDRLWCPHGLVRYGVAPDHPEVKNCIHKFDTAASDPRLRFFGNVNVGNTGGFKHNLQIPVQSLLNNYTHLLLATGCTKPRLHPSLPPRKGVVVPALDIVHWYTAHPSTPSPPPLDKVKHISLIGLGNVSLDVARILLMNPNELAPYDVPESVLDVLRKSTVEHVSIIGRRGPLEAAFTTKELREMMELSEARMVPLDSPLLATDEGRKLTRQQTRTLDLLKKGSKNTFPVSPKKTWSLEFYRNPLGIIPGEGGHIHILTLGHTEVDKTTGKAVPTGLTTQLPTDLVITSLGFHGESFTLPPSSSSPHLDSHSTSPDLYSPTLGHLRTLPPVNRLISPNPSGHILKHMYASGWAATGAKGILATTMMDAYSVADAGILKDVVLADEEVESGRLEEELLLNPLEAFDVDLDSLPSEVEQGLCEGTVTTYENWKKIDEAEVKRAKDGKERERMTSWEEAKAFLREVSNV, from the coding sequence ATGAAGTTGGGGATAATTGGCGGAGGACCTTCTGGTTTTTATGTCGCCTCtcgaattctatctaggacaaGCAGACCCCTGCGGATCGACATTTACGACCGTCTCTGGTGCCCACATGGGCTCGTGCGGTACGGTGTTGCCCCCGACCACCCTGAAGTCAAGAACTGCATCCATAAATTTGACACAGCTGCATCCGACCCTCGTCTCCGTTTCTTTGGCAATGTGAACGTCGGAAACACAGGCGGTTTCAAGCACAACCTTCAAATCCCCGTACAGTCACTATTGAATAACTACACTCATCTTCTCCTCGCAACGGGATGCACGAAACCGAGACTACATCCATCTTTACCGCCCCGGAAAGGTGTAGTTGTACCCGCTCTTGACATAGTTCACTGGTATACTGCTCATCCTTCCACTCCTTCACCGCCGCCTCTGGACAAGGTCAAGCACATCTCTCTTATTGGACTGGGAAATGTATCGCTGGATGTAGCTAGAATTCTCCTCATGAATCCGAACGAGCTGGCTCCGTATGACGTTCCGGAGAGCGTGTTGGATGTTCTTAGAAAGTCTACGGTCGAGCATGTGTCAATTATCGGGAGAAGAGGGCCTTTGGAGGCGGCTTTCACAACGAAAGAGTTgagagagatgatggaaTTATCGGAGGCTAGAATGGTACCTCTGGATTCACCTTTGTTGGCCACCGATGAAGGGAGAAAGTTGACACGCCAACAAACCCGGACACTCGATCTCCTCAAAAAGGGTTCGAAGAACACGTTTCCGGTCTCTCCGAAAAAGACATGGAGCCTGGAGTTCTATAGAAACCCTTTGGGAATCATTCCTGGCGAAGGCGGGCATATACACATCCTAACGTTGGGACACACAGAAGTGGACAAAACTACAGGAAAAGCAGTACCGACAGGCCTCACAACGCAACTCCCTACCGACCTGGTTATCACCTCTTTGGGATTCCACGGGGAATCTTTCACCTTacctccttcatcttcgtctccGCACCTCGATTCGCACTCGACCTCCCCCGACTTGTACTCCCCCACACTCGGTCACCTACGCACCCTTCCTCCGGTCAATCGTCTCATTTCACCAAATCCATCTGGCCATATTCTCAAGCACATGTATGCCTCTGGTTGGGCGGCTACGGGAGCGAAGGGTATTTTGGCAACGACAATGATGGACGCCTATAGTGTTGCGGACGCGGGCATCTTGAAGGATGTTGTCTTGGCGGATGAGGAGGTCGAGAGTGGGAGATTAGAGGAGGAACTGTTGCTCAATCCTCTCGAGGCATTTGATGTAGACCTCGATTCCCTTCCATCTGAGGTTGAGCAAGGTCTGTGTGAGGGAACCGTCACAACATATGAGAATTGGAAGAAGATTGATGAGGCAGAAGTCAAACGAGCCAAAgatggaaaggaaagagaacgGATGACATCTTGGGAAGAGGCTAAGGCCTTCTTGCGTGAGGTTTCCAACGTCTGA
- a CDS encoding uncharacterized protein (BUSCO:EOG09260WG2), protein MNIFRSLIGKVWQDPNAAEVVKIPAGQLFLVRPGNIRSSRECIYPEAMATVRRVPSVEHNFQLVITRVYEEGDQELLEDEEETDEERVFLISEELEFRTGETDGEPTFIWRDLEGDVDEMYEFVAQGTNAPTKAFFETCMYHAMYERKYKVNPEDVKDVKLDEFMWKPPTPKKPPPRRKVVTKAPSTSSVEEITNPAPASMPNDKGKSKASSSLLDSLSSLIATEAELYYWEPEQHEFTHQGIVTAQLATKGGTYHFWITASVDEGPLLVHSIMPSMNPRWSEKMKSVTWNFVHNDNRVDGWLFRFPSEEIYARFLDVFTRCAWESLHQASWDKLKEDERNYIRSSNIGDVEMKDVDQDEEEEEEILSELDPDESDEEDEPVYEDEDLPPPIPGETNSQLVVGYKGDRSYVVRGNNIGVFGSTSDHDVKYQATISKLATPKGKLFKPKHLMLHDQDTKMILMNPNEPNSLFNLDVERGKIVEEWKVHDDITVDHIAPDNKLAQFTPEQTLVGASHNALFRIDPRVSGAKMVDSQYKQYAGKNKFSGVTTTASGKLAVASEKGDIRLFDTIGKNAKTALPPLGDPITGVDVTANGRYIVATTKTYLLLIDTLIGEGKYAGSSGFDRSFPANAKPIPRRLTLRNEHVAYMNHNISFTPARFNLGEGQEENAIVTSTGPFVIAWDFAKVKKGLLDRYEIKKYEDAVVQDNWRMNSDQDIIVALRNNVFGINKKNLKKPTRHSLAPGASKSSIVDSPY, encoded by the exons ATGAATATCTTCAGAAGTC TCATAGGCAAAGTCTGGC AGGACCCCAATGCTGCAGAGG TTGTCAAAATCCCGGCCGGCCAGCTATTTCTCGTTCGTCCAGGCAACATTCGATCATCCAGAGAATGCAT CTATCCAGAAGCAATGGCAACTGTCCGGCGTGTACCATCGGTGGAGCATAATTTCCAGTTAGTTATCACAAGGGTTTATGAAGAAGGCGACCAGGAGCTTttggaggatgaggaagaaa CGGACGAAGAGCGCGTATTTCTCATCAGTGAAGAGCTAGAATTTCGGACTGGCGAAACGGACGGGGAGCCGACTTTCATTTGGCGCGATCTTGAAGGAGACGTCGATGAAATGTATGAATTCGTTGCACAGGGAACAAATGCTCCCACCAAAGCCTTCTTCGAAACTTGCATGTATCATGCAATGTACGAGCGCAAGTACAAAGTCAACCCTGAAGATGTCAAAGATGTCAAATTGGATGAATTTATGTGGAA ACCTCCGACTCCGAAGAAGCCGCCTCCACGACGTAAAGTTGTCACTAAGGCACCGTCCACATCCTCTGTCGAAGAAATCACTAATCCTGCCCCCGCGTCCATGCCTAATGATAAGGGCAAATCTAAAGCGTCATCGTCGCTTTTGGACTCGCTCTCTTCATTGATTGCTACTGAAGCTGAACTCTACTACTGGGAGCCCGAACAACATGAGTTTACTCACCAAGGGATTGTCACAGCACAGCTTGCCACCAAGGGAGGGACTTACCACTTCTGGATAACTGCGTCTGTAGATGAAGGCCCCTTGCTCGTACATTCTATCATGCCAAGTATGAATCCTCGTTGGTCTGAAAAGATGAAATCTGTTACGTGGAATTTCGTTCACAATGACAACAGAGTAGATGGGTGGCTGTTTAGATTTCCTTCCGAAGAGATTTATGCGAGATTTTTGGACGTGTTCACGCGGTGTGCTTGGGAATCACTCCATCAAGCATCTTGGGATAAACTCAAG GAGGACGAGAGGAACTATATTCGGAGTTCGAATATTGGGGATGTCGAGATGAAGGATGTAGATCaagacgaagaggaggaagaggaaatccTTTCTGAACTTGATCCTGACG AAAGCGACGAGGAGGACGAGCCCGTgtatgaagacgaagacttACCACCTCCAATACCGGGCGAGACTAACTCGCAACTTGTCGTGGGCTATAAAGGTGATCGCTCCTATGTGGTTCGTGGAAACAATATCGGGGTGTTCGGATCCACTTCAGACCACGATGTCAAATATCAAGCTACGATCAGCAAGCTCGCCACACCTAAAGGCAAGCTTTTCAAACCTAAGCAT CTCATGCTCCACGATCAAGATACCAAGATGATCTTGATGAATCCCAACGAGCCGAACTCGCTTTTCAATTTGGATGTTGAACGAGGCAAAATCGTGGAGGAGTGGAAAGTTCATGACGACATTACGGTTGATCATATCGCACCCGATAACAAGCTCGCTCAATTCACTCCTGAGCAAACTCTAGTTGGCGCGTCGCACAATGCATTATTCCGTATCGACCCCCGTGTTTCAGGGGCCAAAATGGTTGACAGCCAATACAAGCAATACGCCGGGAAAAATAAGTTTTCTGGTGTCACCACTACTGCTTCCGGCAAACTAGCTGTCGCAAGTGAGAAGGGTGATATCCGCCTCTTTGACACCATCGGGAAGAACGCAAAAACCGCACTTCCTCCCTTGGGCGACCCTATTACAGGTGTCGACGTTACAGCCAACGGTCGTTATATCGTGGCCACCACCAAGACCTATTTGTTATTGATTGATACACTCATCGGGGAAGGCAAATACGCCGGCTCTTCAGGGTTTGATCGCAGCTTCCCGGCCAATGCCAAACCCATTCCTCGTCGACTGACACTCAGGAATGAACACGTTGCATACATGAATCATAATATCTCGTTTACTCCTGCGAG GTTCAATCTTGGAGAAGGGCAAGAAGAAAACGCTATTGTCACATCCACCGGACCGTTCGTCATCGCCTGGGACTTTGCTAAAGTGAAGAAAGGTCTTCTTGATCGCTACGAGATCAAAAAGTACGAAGATGCAGTCGTGCAGGACAATTGGAGAATGAACAGCGATCAAGATATT ATTGTTGCGTTGAGGAACAACGTGTTTGGAATCAACAagaagaacttgaagaagCCCACGAGACACTCGTTGGCTCCAGGAGCAAGCAAATCCAGCATTGTGGATAGCCCTTATTAA
- a CDS encoding uncharacterized protein (BUSCO:EOG09261IOS), whose translation MGLATQDAQVHPASKLGEYKVIKDIAEGTFGIVRMAVHTITGHHVAMKYISKAAISREKTKNRVRREFEYMRALRHPHIIKLYEVIFTTTDIIFVLEYAGGELFNYIVEHGRMHETRARRFFQQIISGIEYSHRLKIVHRDLKPENVLLDDDLNVKIADFGLSSEISDGDFLSTSCGSPNYAAPEVIRGGVYAGPEIDVWSSGVILYVMLCGRLPFEDDDVQLLFSKISRGEYHTPSYLSPDARSLIQSMLAVDPVKRITIPDIIQHPFFTTDLPAYLSPLPPKPGPVLGTLATLVSPPIHPMDFEIIEGLGRIEEDVVEELAGRMQGVTKEDVWEALRREDGVNGNAVKVAYMLLRDKRRLGKDLSVFAEQEREAELAARDPRNALSPGALSPGGVNDLEVNPFEQEFISGDTEELLDGEQDDIEDELVLEGDGGENPQQNHHNGDGFAVLNSSLPEGQPHDGIARGGGQGPHSSSSASSSSRRERGGSGSSRRSRHPSHPSPSHSSPSQTDPTVARTKWHFGIRSRSPPMEIMLEIYKTLKVLGMEWKEKKNLGGLGGVKTRLVSDGDADGGGDSDAMSGPRKMKLERVKRLDGPGEVDLRLASGIYFVETRARVQNVVVYMNLQLYMVDSTNYLVDFHHKKTCRVSSEPGAGKFDIIPPCNSTNHQHTSSSSAPTSAPTSAPTSAPDSPVIVTTGENERPPSIFENGIHTAGGAAPAATTKEKAKEAGLKDDDVVSPYVFMDVACRLILELAGGGE comes from the exons AATATCTAGAGAGAAAACGAAAAACAGAGTTCGAAGAGAGTTTGAGTACATGCGAGCCTTAAGACACCCCCACATAATCAAGCT CTACGAGGTCATCTTTACCACAACGGACATCATATTTGTTTTGGAATACGCAGGTGGAGAGCTTTTCAACTACATCGTTGAGCATGGTCGCATGCATGAGACTCGTGCCAGGCGATTTTTCCAGCAAATCATCTCTGGAATAGAATATTCTCACCGACTTAAAATCGTGCATCGCGATCTTAAGCCAGAGAATGTTTTACTGGATGACGATCTCAACGTCAAAATCGCAGATTTCGGACTTTCAAGTGAAATCAGCGATGGCGACTTCCTTAGCACTAGCTGTGGAAGTCCCAACTACGCAGCTCCTGAAGTGATACGAGGAGGTGTTTATGCTGGACCTGAGATTGACGTGTGGAGCTCCGGTGTTATTTTGTATGTTATGCTTTGCGGCAGGCTTCCATTCGAAGACGATGATGTGCAGCTACTCTTTTCCAAAATTAGTC GTGGAGAATATCACACACCATCCTACCTTTCTCCCGATGCACGATCCCTCATTCAGTCAATGTTGGCTGTGGATCCAGTTAAACGTATCACGATCCCCGATATTATTCAACATCCATTCTTTACTACCGACCTTCCTGCGTACCTTTCTCCGTTACCTCCGAAACCAGGACCCGTCCTTGGAACGTTGGCCACATTGGTTTCCCCTCCAATCCATCCCATGGATTTCGAAATAATTGAAGGTCTGGGCAGAATTGAAGAAGACGTTGTGGAAGAACTGGCGGGAAGAATGCAGGGAGTTACAAAAGAGGACGTTTGGGAAGCTCTGAGAAGGGAAGACGGGGTCAACGGTAATGCAGTCAAAGTGGCGTATATGTTATTGAGGGATAAGAGGAGATTGGGGAAAGATT TGTCAGTGTTCGCAGAACAAGAAAGAGAGGCCGAGCTAGCCGCCAGAGAT CCACGAAATGCCCTTTCTCCGGGCGCCCTATCACCAGGTGGAGTCAACGACCTCGAAGTGAATCCTTTCGAACAAGAGTTTATATCTGGTGATACAGAGGAGCTTTTGGATGGGGAGCAGGATGATATAGAGGATGAGTTAGTTCTGGAGGGCGACGGAGGCGAAAATCCTCAACAGAACCACCACAACGGCGATGGTTTTGCCGTTCTCAACTCAAGTTTGCCTGAAGGACAACCACACGATGGAATAGCGCGTGGCGGTGGTCAAGGTCCACATTCCAGTTCTTCAGCATCTTCGTCATCACGACGGGAGAGAGGTGGTAGCGGAA GTTCTCGCAGAAGCCGACATCCTTCCCACCCATCGCCCTCACATTCCTCACCCTCACAAACAGACCCTACTGTCGCCCGAACGAAATGGCATTTTGGCATTCGAAGTCGGAGCCCACCGATGGAGATCATGCTGGAAATATACAAGACATTAAAGGTGTTGGGTATGGagtggaaggagaaaaagaactTGGGAGGGCTAGGTGGAGTCAAAACTAG ATTGGTATCGGATGGCGATGCAGATGGTGGAGGTGATAGTGACGCTATGAGCGGGCCAAGGAAAATGAAACTTGAGCGTGTCAAGCGGCTGGATGGACCAGGCGAAGTGGATTTACGCTTAGCAAGCGGAATTTACTTTGTTGAGACACGAGCCCGGGTTCAAAACGTGGTGGTATATATGAACCTCCAGCTCTACATGGTCGATTCGACGAACTATCTCGTTGACTTTCATCACAAGAAGACTTGTCGGGTCTCGTCCGAGCCTGGTGCGGGCAAGTTCGACATAATCCCTCCATGCAATTCGACCAATCATCAACACACTTCTTCCTCGTCCGCACCGACATCTGCGCCGACGTCTGCACCTACATCTGCTCCAGACTCACCTGTTATCGTCACAACAGGTGAGAACGAACGTCCACCATCAATCTTCGAAAACGGGATACACACTGCAGGCGGCGCCGCTCCGGCTGCTACGACCAAAGAAAAGGCCAAAGAGGCAGGACTCAAAGATGATGATGTTGTTTCGCCCTACGTGTTCATGGATGTAGCATGCCGACTGATTTTGGAACTGGCCGGTGGAGGTGAGTAA